ttttcccccagttcctggcagggTCCAGCAGCAGCTCTAAACTGAAAACCCACCTTCCCTCCCCAAGTGGGCACACAGCACTTTGGTGTTGTCTCTCTCAGCAGCAGTTGAATATCTGTGATACTGTGTTGGGGCTTTTTCACCAATGTATCAAGtccctgccactgggcaccactgagaagattgtggctccatcttctttagtcCCTCCAGTCAGATAttcataaacattgataagattccccctgagccttttcttcagcaggctaaacaatcccaggtCTCGCAGACTCTCCTCATacaggagatgctccagtctcttagtcatctttgtggctctttgctggacttgctccaatatgtccatgtctctcctgtactggggagcccagaactggatgcaccagtccagatgtggcctcaccagttctgaggggaaggatcacctccctcaacctgctggcaatgctcttcctaatgcagcccaggatactgctgacttttgctgcaagggcacattgctggctcgtggtcaacttggtgtccactggAACCCccacatcctcctctgcaaagctgttctccagGCAGTCGGCactagcctgtactggtgcatggggtcattcttccccagatgcaggactttgcatttccctttgctgaacttcatgacattcctctctgcccttttctccagcctgtcaagatcactctgaatggcagcacaaccatctggtgtatcagccactcctcccagtgttgtatcatcagcaaacttgctgagggtgcactcctgaagccaaGGGCATGGGACACAGCTCCATAAGCTCCTGACAGGGTTATCCTCctcaaggaaatggtcttctggttgggcaCCAAAGTCCTCTCAGaaggccagtgtctctgtagCCTCCTTCTCACAAGGAGGACCAGGGAGGtgccatgactttctctgggtcaagccccagcccctgctggagAGACATGTGAcctggaagaccttagagccagcctccagaaacagagcagcaggaagtcaagcttccagaTTCTGGTTGAAAGccagttcatgctcaaagctaacaggTGTGTTTCCAGGAAacatttgaagcacaaggacagcagttgcctcaatgatgaaagcttcacacttgctctacagacagtgaaaaaaatgaagaaaaccctagctgacTAGTTCAGTAATGAACTCCATCTCTTGGTCACTTCTTTGGGTGTCATgtgtcctcctcctgctcctcgctCAGTTCTGCCTAGCCACAGCCTTCTCAACCCTCCcccactctttctgtctccccatcagaTTCCCCAGAGCCCCTTGGGCCCCTTGTCCCCCCGGTCTGGCCCCATGGGGGAAGAGGGGCCCCATCACTGCTTGTGCACACTcctgtgcacccagagctgtGAGCCGTGGTGGCTGGTGCTTCCccaccacccagcagcaccaggcctGACCCCACGtggtggctgtggtggtgccCAATGCTCTCACAGCCAGGGTCACATCCAgagcagcactccaggtgtgctTGGAGACTGGCAcagcagagacccccaccaggaaAAACTGTTCTCTGTTCAACcttacagttacagaaggatgctgactgtggataaaatgccaccctgactgaTGTACATGATCACATTCTCTAGAGATGGATGGATATATTTCATATGGACAATTACTCATATCACACTCTCagcattcttcagaattccttcacgcAAATCCTTTGCAAGCAAAGCGCTGTGATCAAAATGGATCCCAAGACGGGGTgagactggccaaatgtctccGTGCATCAGCTCTACAtgaggtgatacatcagctggaaatGCAAAAACATGGGTACGTGTttcctgaaagactggtgaggAAACACTGGGCTACGTCAGCCACTACTCTACACCCCCTGGATGTACCGGAAAACGAAGAAACGAGTTGAAATGAGAAGTGATCTAGAGCCCAGCTTAGACAAGAACAGGGTCAAATAGTTCCCTGTGAACACTAGAGTTCAGTAACAAGTTTATGCGTagaggcttgtgctctgctggggctgtccacgCCAAGTACAaaggaggtggactaagagcctgcctgtactcagggaaagggaaagccttgttCAGTGTCATCACGGATGAGATTCCTCTCATTGAACTTTAGGGGAACAATTCAGATGTCAaaacagaggtgcctagtcctgttttagatgcattaagatggtaagagaggtctgcattatggTGGCAGTTATAACACTGAACCCTCAGGTTCAAACTTCCTTTTGGAGTGGTAGAAGATAGTTAGATGGCCCTTAGACACCAATGTCTGACCCCTGAAGAactcccagaggtctgcaatgaagatgcctaggtGTCAGTCTGTCACTTAAGCCTCCCTCTGCAATTAAAGGAGAGGAATctattcctctcctctcctttagaaatccattttgtgaaaaattAAATCATGCCCTAAACTCCACTGATGAACCTAAGGTGACtactttaatatttaaaatctatcctttagatgtccaacattagaaagacAAGGCAGGGAGTATGACTAGCTCCACAGAAACTGttttcacagattacatttcttggTAGCACCTTTTAAGattttgcctttctctctcttagactgcttcacaaaatggatctacatttctgcagaGGTTAGGTCACCTGGATACCAgccatcattttaattaatgtcctaTCACCCTCTCAGACTTACTCTGCTGAGGCACAcctcaggaaagcacagaggaccatgattcttcagggaatgtcAAAGGACTTTGGATGGTTtaactagaaaggaaaaaaaaatcagagagaacTTCTGTCTGGTAGcacagtgcatcagaacaaaTGGCATTAGCAGCTGGCTCAAGAGGCTCTACAATAGCCTTGAAATGAGATATGCCAGATTGTCTCTAAAGGTTGCGGGAGGAGATGGTAGGAGATAATGGcttgcagaaattctgctggccttctgtttccccttgatagtgtttcctgcacatagattaagGTAAGTAACTACTTTGCTGGATTTCACCTTATTTTTCACtgattgttattgttgttgttgttgagttcctagactgcctgcctgcctgtctgcctgcctgcctgcctgtgattctcctcctttgcctgtgagtTTTTCTCAGGaaatgagaccttgctgatcagtctATGTCTATGTGCCTGGGTTTCTACCCCTTCCTTTGCTTTAACTtcttggccaggtccagctaagctgcacagagTAGTAGTGTTCTCTCTTTTAGGCTTATAGAAGTTttgtgagcaaaagcagcaggatggaaaggagatggtctacataggggtagactgtcctgagaggactgcatagagaattcgacatcttcaagagctcgggtaatgaattcaggacTGACTCCACATCAAACCaagcttcattttttccagtgttcacagaaaaaaaaaaaaaaaagtcttctgggtttctgtttgtttgtttgtttatttgttttacaagatagGGCGCTTATTTTCTTTATCCCCAACTGATGAAATTCCCTACTTATCTTTTTATATCCtaggattttctttctctctcctttgtattacttgtattacttttttatttttccttctgatggccagcatgttttatcaaaaccatttctcagcaacaaagattgctgcaactgaagaaaaatctggttacaaagatttctgctctatagagaatagttcaagcttggagggaaagaccacagttttaatcatagaatatatgtcttccctctttttggctttgtccctcctattacctttatttcccagtggcctcctcctttatcaccatcctctttctgctttctctccattccttacctaaTCAAAAAGTTAATGTCACTTTGAagagatgttttatctttctccaggatggattttatctcatcctaaaatatacGTTTAAGATAGGCTAGAGAAAGAATGATTGAGAAATGCCtatgttttctccattttctccatCCATCCCATATAAAGGGACACTTGGgtaaggagctcaaatgcaaaaacttacatgttgttaatagtgaattcctactctaacctagaaactaagtttgttgttactgtttaaaATGGTGTTTCCTTGCTCTATGTTGTTTCTCCACACCTctcctctctgttttccttacagacATTTTGTGAGTAACCCCATGTCCCTCTTTTACTGTACTTTTACATTTTTCTACGTCTCCTCTTCctctaaccttctgaggaatcgtttcctccactcaccatcttctcttactcactgcagctcagttgcagatatgttgaaccatacgactgtcacagagttccttctcttgggcttcccctccctccaccatcaggagtacctaatagcaatcgctttcctggcttcctacctggtgatcttagttggaaacctgctgatcattgccctcgttCTTTCTGACCGAAACCTCTAcagacccatgtactttttcctctgtaaccTCTCCTCTTCAGAGATCTTCTTCACTACATCCATCATACCAAAAACAGTAGGAAGCTTGTTGAGGGGAAGCAAAGCCATCTCCTACTCAGCTTGTTTAACTCAGTGCTACTTCTTCTCCCTCTTTGGTGACACTGAGTTTGTCCTTCTGgctgtcatgtcctatgaccgttatgtggccatatgctaccctcttcagtaccccatgctaATGAACAGTCggctttgtgttcagctcctgttggggtcatggactgcaggcttcctggccaccattgcccccactgtcctagttgccaggctgcccttctgcagtgacaatcgtattgaccacttcttctgtgacagcgtgcttttgatcaagttgtcctgtgcagaaacacagactgttGAGCTGGTAAGTTTTGTGACATTTTCCATCATCCTCcttggctcactggtcatgacagcaatgtcctacctatacatcattaacaccatacTAAGGTTGCCCTCAGGTTCGTCGCGGAACAAGGCATTCTCTACATGCTCCTCTCATTTCACCTTTGTCATCATGGTGtatggtagctgcatcttcctGTATGTGCAGCCTTCAAGTCACCACATTTCCTATaacaaaatggtggccctgctTATCACAATGGTAGgtcctctgatgagcccctttattttcagcctgaggaacCAGCAGATGAAAGAGGCTCTCCAGGTGGGGTTGAAGAGAAGCGTGATAATCTCCAGGATAcgtttttccttctgaggagtGATTCTGGAAGTGGAGGGCAGTGCAACAAATGATTATGgttcatttgctgaaattgcacctttctttcttagcagtgtgaagtttcatgGAAGGGATATCACAGCAGTTTCTCTCCTGTAACATATCATCATAATAAGACCTAATCCTTAGATAGGGAGGCTTTTCAAATGGTCTGAAAACACTTTACAACCCCTagtgaataccctggtgatggtgttttctaagtgtggaaacagacagaaagcaacaagctgagggAGCCCTTTCTGGGCACACCAAATTTTCAAGAAGGTTTACTttcctccagtttggatgcagcttctccttgttccAAAATCTGTTTCCCTGCTTATTTTGGTGGCAGATCTTTGTTGAAGCTCTTTGCTtccagaaagagacagaaaacaggtaaaacacaaaaaagagaacaacaatggctttatttctctACCAAGCAACACTTACTTCTCCGCATTAGCCTCCTGGTTAGGACAAGAACATAGCCCAAATAAAGTCTAGATGACCCatctaacatcagctctcttttaaggtgtaacaaaatccagaatattggcCACTAATTTATTTCttgagtaacaatgcaattgtccGCAGATCAAGCTTAATGAAATGTCCAGTCCTTATGACACAATACTGTCAGGGCCAATACTTCAGCTAATAGAACAGCTTCACGTGgtggaattagtttgtccacatatagacatttgtaacttaaatgtcCTAAGCTGAGTTCATACCCAACCTCCTTGGATAGTCAGTGGGGAATAATCAGTAGTCTAGCAAATGATATCACCTCCTCTTACATTAGATGTCTACAGTACTTTAAAGGACCTATACTGAGCATAGAATTGGAAGCTCAACTGTTTAATAGGAAATGTCAGGTGCacttgacgggcgagtgaagagttaacaggactgaagaagtttgccagctgatatgcacaagaactgatatgcgcaaagctgttgaacagaggacttaacaggactaaagaagtctaccaaccgataagcacaaggattgatatgcgcaaggctgaggaatagaagaattaacaagactgaagaagtttgccacctggaatctgcatggacccccagggagggaagaaacaatacggaggtgttgtggtcttgcctcgctagcagggtcctcccaggcagacaaacagtcctgtgattgtgaaactcgcagaggtcagcaaaagcattgcttgcccagagccccagctgtataaaaggagacttgggagctaggagagttgagcagggacgggaacgtgacctgatcatcctctctggctggaccgtgagtattcccccccctccccttttcctgggacgctgggttaaggaaactcctcgaggttgagagccctctcactaagagaatgaacaagaaagctttcaagtagggataagcagtgcttccaattaacaGCGCAGTAACCGagggttttgggttatcctttctaaattagtaactgatggttttgtgttatcctttctaaattagtaatcgcattattttaatggatgctactaatccaagaacttgcatgaggaaataaacatattttttattacgttactgtctcagtcattgctatcaaaccttcatagtgtgacagcacTGAACCACATGCTGGGCAGTGTGTCATAATTTGTACAggtgagggactctagctcagAGAGTTCCAtcctctgcagccccaagcaTTAGATCTAGACCCTAAGGTCTTTCcaaccaccccccaaaaaaccccaacaacaaaaaaccctcttctcCAATCCTTGTCAAGGTGTTGCCATTTGGCAATTTCCGTGGATTAATTTTCACTCATGATTTGCAAGAAAAATATCTTGCTTTGGAAAGAGAATCGAAATCAggatttgtttattcattttaaataaaaagactgaGATTGATATTTTATCTGAGAGACTTCTTTCATTATTTAAACCAATCCCTCCCAATAGTACAGAAAACCAAGATTTGGTTTAGTCTGAAATGAGTTGAGTCTTAAATTGAATTTAATCTTATATGCCTAACATTGAAATTTTGAAGTTAATTGGATGTCTCCTATCCCATTTAAGTcggcaaagaatcccaccaatGCAGCTacagtgaagagactttggaatcacaagcagtgctttAACTTAGCTATCTTAGATATCTTACTCTGAAAAATCATCCTCAAAGTCACTGTGGCACTAACAGCTCTGATATTTCTGGGCAGATATCTTAGGTTTGACTATCTATGTCAGAGCCACAACTCTGcttacagcacagaaataacagaaactCACTGACTCTCCACTGGTGCCTCTACGCCGATATCTtaggtgcttgctttgctctgaaTGGAATGGtctccagactgttcaccttatttACACCAGGAAGAAGTCCAGGTGCAGTTGTAGGGatagttcattcaggaatttgcttcttcaaTTGAAGGAACAGGTCAGTCCAAGAGCTGCAacttgcaaggggtacaaacaagactgtgctgggtgttgcttcctctaCTCTATGCAGACATCAAACTGTATTTCATGCTgtaaggcatgcagcacatatcctcactgccacactacaaaacaaaacaaagcacacattTTGTCAATGGCgatcaacagccctcacttgatttcatatACCTTGAATGGTAGAAACATACACAAAACTACATGACTctctctctgggctgcaggggcactacatgggaccagcagacacccaggaggccctgaagttaagcagtatgagcagcatGGCCTAAGGACCAAGGTCTGCTTCCTGTAATGGatgtgcacagtaaataacagactttcttctgtggataaaggtcctTTAAATAGCTATCCACCTCCCTGACACCTGAGTTGGGTGAAtaatggtttttttttattagtgggtAAATTGAAAatcaaataagtaaataaataaataaataaataaataagttcaCTTTGATGACtctgctaaatgaacacagaaatattctggttcactgcaaaccctttcttagatctaaaaggctttctgaaagtactgacaacagaagttgcattcacaCCAGGCAGAAagagggtggccctgaagctcttgtgttgcctactcctgtaaaggagtcagtaacatgctccatgaatgtgaaaggagaaagtaagtgcacagagtaagtttctaagatctgcatgagagaacgtgGGCCAGGAATCATTTGCCTTCTTTCCAAAGGACTATGTCCATGCTGCTATCCAACAGAGTAGGCCTTCTTTCtgcacaaaactttcaaaaatttttgcttccttctactGGAAAGATGATACTATTCCTTtttagtttcatcctaaattataaaTCAGCTCAAGACAGATAAATAATGttctacagctgcctattcctgttACCCCATATAAAGGGAGGCCAgatgattaacacaaactaagacagctcaactctacATGTGCAAAGGTCAGACTTCTAATAAACTACTGTTTTCACAGAGGGACTCCATGTGATCTTTTGATAATGCTTCCAataagcttgggaagagagtttcccctgtcTCAGTATGATTCCAGCACCCAGTCtgttgtgtgataagcacaaaagaacaatctattGATAAGTAACTTTTAATAGCATGGAtcccctcttccctttctgctcctgggaaggcatgcacctggctgcatatttcaagcactacaCATTTTTAAGAGTGAGGTGttttctggaaaaggaactaagggaTGGAAAGGGAGTGGTCATGAAGAGACAAGTGTTGAGAGAGGAAGAtccaattaaaattttcaaaactatctCTTCATGCCATGATAGCTACTTCTTTACTCCTGTAAATTTTTATGCATCTGACACTGATTTGCTTTTGCTGTAGTTGTGAATATAAttcatgtacctgcttcccagctatcctaagCACAAGATTTGTTCCAAAGTTAcattagaacaggaaaatattaaaactcagtttgctgTTTCTCAGATCAGCTGACAACAATCTGCTCAGTTTTGGAGTCTATCTATCTCCTGAATACATCTACTTCGTGCAGATCACTTAACCAGCTTTCTTGGGCTGAAGACACACATTCAGAcagatgtgtgcatgcatgcttaAATGCATATTTTCTATCATGAtaggaaagacaaaaaagaactggttggggatgggaTTACCAATGGtaacctgagcatcttgattagaagagtgagggctgtgtaaaagacagaaaaccctttgctTGGGTTTGTCAGGATGTTGGGTTTTGGTAAGGgatacacaatgattagggtgctgtagaaaGTTTTTACTcagtgaggtggaaggagatggctgagaaagccttctgtctttctgTGGTAGAAGGGGTTCCCAAAATAGTGAATAGGAGACTAACACATCCTATCTCAGAGTCGAAAGCAACaggaatgctgctcagcaatcacCATCATTCCCAAGGAGAGTCATAATACAGATAACTAGaaacagcaggaagaggaaagtctgaaattctgggacattagtgtACTCTAGAAGGCCAAATTTCATAACAGATGTCTCACTGTCCCACGTACAATACATTGGATAGCACTAGATcgccactggaaatggacattcatgaagttcatttgaaacacgttagtgtaactttgttaggcttaaacatgagaaacaaatgaaaccagattacatcatgtgctcattaaaacctttgtgcttaacaaaactcttaatttctcctagTAGCCACCCGGgcactgattagaccagaccatcagaggcaccacttgcaggaagacaaagcaaagggacagaggttcttccctcaagtagcacctttgatgtggggtggctcttccatttttgacacgcatgcactcacagagttttaatgctttgcttcaatgcagtctacacatccctgcagccccagccctgcgtaaTTCTGCCCACATCATCCTCCATCCTCGAGCAGTGCCTCTTAGTCCTGAATTATAATCTTTGCAACCTCAATTTTCCTGATAGTCCCCAGTCCTAGCCTGCAGGCTTCCTGAAAACTGACCCCATTTGTTGGTATCCAGTGCCTTCACAAGGAACCACATGCTATCTTTCCTAAAACTGCTCCCcatcccccagatcccactgtttgagtggtgcctcttAATCATAAATCACAAGCCACACTACCTAACTCCTGTCCCCCTTATCCCTAAACTTTCACTCACCACCAAAAGTTTTAGTCTTtagctccttcttctcccagctcttaaagtgggcacttgggatgctctgtggtgtgtaaagttatctgcacATGGCTGATAAATAAAACCAGGGTATGCAGGAAACTTGCACCCATCTGCTGCATAGCTAGATAACAGGTTGGATATCCTAGGAaatgtaaaatggcactagacagctgcttaagcaaCTGAAGGCTGGTCTGTGCAATTACTCCCCAGACCTCTGCactgagtacatttccatgtgagattAACTACCCAGCTCATGGGGAGGTACCTCTGCATGAACACCTGCAGTTAGGTGTCTAActctgaactgaatctcctcctgggcatcttccttaggatgaACTGCATCCCACtggaaaatcaacttattctcttcattgatggcaAGAGGACATCAAGCTATGGCTATCTGCACTTAAACATCTCAATTTAGTCAAGGCAGAGCCTATTCCTGGGCTCTGCATTTTTCAAGGACAGAGAACACCTTTTCTGTTCAacacttccctcctctccctgccctcccccaccccccccccaaaaaaaaaaaagatttgggagctggtgaaaatgctttgctgggagggtttcagattctgccatagaCACAGGGACTTCCTCCCACAGAAacccctccccagctagcagggaagggcagggatggggtggaGTAAGGAAATGTAGCTTGTGAGCTGTATGGTAGGAGCTGTGAGAAGGGGTCAGATACCCgtgtactgtttaatagactacagtcatgaagcaatcaaggggacattttaccctgaagaacTTCAAAAAATGAACCCCGAAGAGAGCAGAATCTACAAAATTGAGAAgatc
The genomic region above belongs to Apteryx mantelli isolate bAptMan1 chromosome 20, bAptMan1.hap1, whole genome shotgun sequence and contains:
- the LOC136993813 gene encoding olfactory receptor 6C4-like encodes the protein MRYLIAIAFLASYLVILVGNLLIIALVLSDRNLYRPMYFFLCNLSSSEIFFTTSIIPKTVGSLLRGSKAISYSACLTQCYFFSLFGDTEFVLLAVMSYDRYVAICYPLQYPMLMNSRLCVQLLLGSWTAGFLATIAPTVLVARLPFCSDNRIDHFFCDSVLLIKLSCAETQTVELVSFVTFSIILLGSLVMTAMSYLYIINTILRLPSGSSRNKAFSTCSSHFTFVIMVYGSCIFLYVQPSSHHISYNKMVALLITMVGPLMSPFIFSLRNQQMKEALQVGLKRSVIISRIRFSF